The Candidatus Celerinatantimonas neptuna DNA segment CCCTGGTCATTTATCGTTGAACAGTCTGGTTTGAGTCAGGAGCTGCTTGAAAAAGCTGCAGATATTTACCAAGGGGCTAAACGGGTCATTGTGACTTGGGCAATGGGGATTACTCAGCATAAACATTCGGTGGCGACGATTCAGGAACTTGTCAATCTGCAACTGCTATTTGGTCAGATTGGTAAACAGGGCTGCGGATTGTGTCCGGTCAGGGGACATTCAAATGTGCAAGGTGATCGAACGGTTGGTATTAATGAAAAACCATCTGCTGCATTTCTTTCTAAAATCGAACATGTTTTTGGTTTTATACCTTCGTCGAAACCAGGTCATAACGTTGTTCAGGCATTACAGGCTATGCTTGATGGGCAGAGCCATATTTTTATGGCGCTCGGCGGGAATCTGGTTGCGGCAGCTCCTGATACAAAATTAGTGGCTAAAGCAATGCAACATTGCAGGCTAACGGTTCATGTTGCGACTAAGCTAAATCGAACTCATGTGACGCCGGGACAGGACTCAATTATCTTACCGTGTTTGGGCCGAACTGATGTGGATGAACAAGCTTCGGGGGCACAACGGGTGACGGTAGAAGATTCATTTTCGATGGTTCATGCGTCTTCTGGAAAAGTGAAGCCGATATCTGATTTGATGCGCTCAGAACCTGCAATTATAGCCGGAATAGCGCAGGCCTCCTTTGGAAGTGATGATCCTATTGACTGGCAGTCACTTGCAGATAATTACGATAGAATTCGTGATCTTATCGAACAGGTTATTCCTAGTTTTTCTGATTTTAATCGCCGTATCGAACACCCTGGGGGATTTTATTTAGGCAATTCGGCCAGAGATTTGGTTTGGAATACTCAAGGTGGCAAAGCCATGATCATGACTCATTCGCTACCTGAATCGATTGTTCCGTTTTCCAATCAGGGTGATGGGAAAGTGTTTACACTGCAAACGCTACGTTCTCATGATCAGTATAATACGACGGTGTATGGTTTTGATGATCGTTATCGTGGGGTATTTGGCGAGCGGATGGTGGTATTTATGAACCCTGATGATCTTCAGGCTCTCAATCTTCAAGAGGAGACGCGGGTTGATATACAAACCGTTGATATCGGAGATGGCGAGCCGCGTTGTGTTCAAGGATTTAAAGTGATTCCTTATGCTATACCTCAAGGAGATATAGCTGCTTATTTCCCGGAAGCTAATCCGTTGATTCCATTGTCAAGTACGGGTGATTTTAGTGATACGCCGACATCTAAATCTGTTGCAGTGACTATTAAAAAATCGGTTGATAAAGTGATTTTAGGTGGGACAAATGAAACCGGGCGTTTCATTTAAGGCAAAGGTTTTTTGAGCATTGTATCTTGTAATTTAACCTGAATTCGATTTTAAGTTAATGATAACGATTATTTTAGTACTTAACTACAACTCGGGATAAGAAGGCCTTTTCTGATAGGGATTAAAGTTTGTTCGAAATAACCGGAACCATTTCATGTCAAAGGTTCCGGTTCGTGAAGAATCTGGTGTTAATCAGGTCTTCACTTGATTTCTTTTTGTGTAATATCAGTTGTTATCTAAGTTTTTACTAATCGACTCGTTTAATTTAGCAAGTAAATGAGCTAAAGAGGCTTTTTCATCACTTGTCCATTCATGGAATACTTTAGCGGTATTCGTTCGTTTTTTTGCCTGGGTTTCATTGAATTTTTCAATGCCTATTGGTGTAACGTTGATGAGGCATCCTCGTCGATCGGTTGGATCAGCTAATCGCTCAATTAAATCTAAATCAATCATCGCCTTGATTTGTCGGGTAACGGTTGATGAGTCTAAACCTAGTTGGAGTGCAAGAACCCCTGAAGACTGAGGCGATTTCTCTGTTAGTAACCTTAATAGGAGATAGTGAGCTCGCTCTAATGGGTAGTTTCGACGCCTGTTGTTAGCTTCTAACCAGCGAGCCAGATATGACAAGTTTTCCTCAATTTTTTTGATTGATGGATCATGATTAATATCGCTCACGATTGAATATCTCCCTTGTATTTATTATATGATTTATCATCTTCTATCCTTTATTTTTAATATATTTGTAATAAGTACATCATAAGAAGCCAATATGACACATCATTGTTTAAGTTTCGTGTTGTGATGACTTGAAAATACAACTATCACAAATAGCTTACTAATCCAAGTTAGCCTTGTCTCTCACAATAAAAATGAGACATAGGTTTCGTTTGTAATTTAAAATATAACAATACATAAATTGTACTTTCACCTGTAAATTATG contains these protein-coding regions:
- the ydeP gene encoding Protein YdeP, with the protein product MSYRQYDGPAGGWGALKATTLHLIKSQNVAKNISNLLSTNQSHGFDCPGCAWGEKNVAGRFRFCENGAKAVNWEATSRLVGREFFQQHRVSWLNRQSDYFLEFQGRLAEPVRYNSDTDHYEPISWDEAFRVIAGHLNALDNPNQAEFYTSGRASNEAAFLYQLFARRLGTNNFPDCSNMCHEATSYALAQSIGIGKGTVTMADFEKADAIFLFGQNPGTNHPRMLETLSHAYKRGARVVAFNNLRERGLERFTNPQNPIEMLKNGSTPTTSDYFTPKLGGDMAAVRGIVKILLKRHQQLLDEGRALFDLEFIKQHTQGMDDYLSEVEKTPWSFIVEQSGLSQELLEKAADIYQGAKRVIVTWAMGITQHKHSVATIQELVNLQLLFGQIGKQGCGLCPVRGHSNVQGDRTVGINEKPSAAFLSKIEHVFGFIPSSKPGHNVVQALQAMLDGQSHIFMALGGNLVAAAPDTKLVAKAMQHCRLTVHVATKLNRTHVTPGQDSIILPCLGRTDVDEQASGAQRVTVEDSFSMVHASSGKVKPISDLMRSEPAIIAGIAQASFGSDDPIDWQSLADNYDRIRDLIEQVIPSFSDFNRRIEHPGGFYLGNSARDLVWNTQGGKAMIMTHSLPESIVPFSNQGDGKVFTLQTLRSHDQYNTTVYGFDDRYRGVFGERMVVFMNPDDLQALNLQEETRVDIQTVDIGDGEPRCVQGFKVIPYAIPQGDIAAYFPEANPLIPLSSTGDFSDTPTSKSVAVTIKKSVDKVILGGTNETGRFI